The stretch of DNA GACATGCTGGATTACAATTGGATCCCAGTTTTTATGACAGGTCTTGGGACAATGTTTCTTATCGGGGAGATCCTCGTTAAAGCCAAAGGAATCTTTTTCTTGTTGGGGGCAGGCTTCATCAGTACTTACTTTATCAGTTATCTGGATCCATCGAGCTTATGGTATATGCTTCCGCTCTATTTTATCGGCATGCTGCTGATTGTCATTGACGGGAAATTGCTTAATGACGGGACACTCAGCGTAATTGGCCTATTGACGATGCTGCTTACTGTCGGATTCACAGCACCGAATTGGACAGCGGGAATCTATGCGATCATCGGAGTGATAGTCGGAGCGGCGGGATCCATGATTTTTCTCAAAGCGTTCCCGAAAAGGGATATGTGGGGCAAGATAGCCTTGCTTGATACGCTAAGTTCCGACAAAGGATATAATTCCATGAATGAGACATATGCTGCGCTCGTGGGACAGGAAGGGGAAACGGTGACACCGATGCGCCCATCTGGCACGGTCCGTGTCGATGGCCGTGAATTAAGTGCTGTCACAGATGGAAAGTGGCTGGATAGGGGCAGCCGTATCAAAGTGACGAATGTCAGCGGTGCTCGGATCATGGTGGAGCAAGCGGAAGAAAATAAAGAATAGAGAAAGAATTCTATTAAATAAATTGTAAATTTCTATACAAGACCTTTACAAGCCTCCTGACACAATCAATAATTGGATTAGGGAACACAGAAAGGGAAGGAAGGCTTGCATTGTCTAATTGGGAATTTATCATCTTTGAATTTATCGGAGGTTTGGGCCTGTTTCTCTTTTCGATCCGTTATTTGGGGGATGGATTGCAGCGGGCATATGGCAGGCAGCTGCAGCTTGCCATGCATCGCTTTACGGTTCATCCGCTGATCGGAGTATTATCAGGTCTTATCGTAACAGTCCTCATTCAAAGCAGCACCGCAACAAGCATACTCATTGTCGGACTGGTGAACGCAGGTTATCTAACATTGAGACAGGCAGTTTCTGTCCTGATGGGGGCCAATATCGGGACGACATTGACCGCATTTTTCATTGGTATCAATCTGATTCAATTCGGACTGCCGATCATGGCTCTGGGCGCATTCCTGATTTATTTCTTCGTCAATCAGCGAGCGCAGCAAATCGGAAAGGTCTTATTCGGGGCCGGAGGTATTTTTTATGGACTTACTCTGATCGGAAAGGGACTGCATCCAATCCTGGATATGGAGGCCTTCCAGTCTTTGGCTGCGAGCATGCACAGCAATCCGATAGCCGGTGCCGCCATCGGGACTTTCACGACCATCGTGGTGCAAAGCAGTGGCGCGACAGTCGCTATCCTGCAAGAACTATACGCGCAGAATGGTATTGATCTTACCGGAGCCATGCCGGTTTTACTTGGAGACAATCTAGGCACGACCTTGACAGCAATGCTTGCAGCAATCGGTACTACCGTACAGGCAAAGCGGGCGGCGCTGAGTCATGTGATGTTCAATGCTATCGGAATGATCGTTTTTTTGTTGATTCTTCCATTATTTGTCGATATCGTAGCATGGATGCAGCACACATTCGAGCTGAATGACAAACTGACTATTGCCAGCGCGCATGGCTTTTATAATATAGCCAATACATTATTGGTGCTGCCGTTTCTAAGTCTGTTCGTCTGGTTCATAACAAAAATGATACCAGGTGAAGAAGAAAAGCCGATGGCACTGACCAATCATCTTGATCCATTATTCATCCAGCAATCCCCGGTCGTCGCATTGGAGCAAGCGAAGCTGGAAGTTCTCCATATGGGCAGGCTGGCAGTGGATGGATTGGAGCAAGCCAGTACATATGCAAATAATCACGAAAGGCAATTTGCGGATTTGTCGATGCAGCTGGAGAAGGAAGTAAATAGGAAGGATCGGGAAATCACCGATTATTTATCTAAAATCTCCACAAATACGCTGTCAGAGGAAGAAAGATCTAGGCACGCAGCGCTCCTGGATGCCATCAGGGATATCGAGCGAATCGGAGATCATTTCGAAAATATCGTCGAGTTCGTGGATTTTCAAATTTCAAGCAATATCAAACTGACGAAGGAAGCGCAGCAGGAATTGAATAGTATGTTCGATTTGACAATCATGACAGTAAGACAGGCCATAGAAGCATTGGACAAGCAGGATCGTGAAACCGCACTTGCAGTCCTGCAAAAGGAAGATAAAATCGACAATATGGAACGAACTTTCAGGAAGTCGCACCTCATCCGGCTCAATGAAGGAAAGTGTACCGGTTCTGCGGGAATCGTATTCGTTGATATCATAAGTAATTTGGAACGTGTAGGCGATCATGCCGTGAATATTGCGCAGCTTATACTGGTGGAATAGACAGGAAGATATCTCCCTGTCTATTTTTTTCTTGCCAAGCTGTCCGCAGACATGCTATAGTATTCCTGTCAGTTAACGAGTTCAAAAAAACATAATAAAAATTTATGTTAAAACGATTGACAAGTTATCGGGAGCATGGTAAATTATATATCGTCGCTAATACATAACTTACTTATTAACATTATTCCACAGTAGCTCAGTGGTAGAGCTATCGGCTGTTAACCGATCGGTCGCAGGTTCGAATCCTGCCTGTGGAGCCATGGCGGTGTAGCTCAGCTGGCTAGAGCGTACGGTTCATACCCGTGAGGTCGGGGGTTCGATTCCCTCCGCCGCTACCATATATATTTTAGCCCGTGGCGGTTGTGGCGAAGTGGTTAACGCACCGGATTGTGGCTCCGGCATTCGTGGGTTCGATCCCCATCAATCGCCCTTTAAACATCACTGGACCCTTAGCTCAGTTGGTTAGAGCTATCGGCTCATAACCGATCGGTCGCAGGTTCGAGTCCTGCAGGGTCCACCATTTGAAGAATTTCATATGCAATGCGGAGGAATACCCAAGTTTGGCTGAAGGGATCGGTCTTGAAAACCGACAGGGGCTTAACGGCTCGCGGGGGTTCGAATCCCTCTTCCTCCGCCATAAAATGGCTCGGTAGCTCAGTCGGTAGAGCAACGGACTGAAAATCCGTGTGTCGGCGGTTCGATTCCGTCCCGAGCCACTCTGAAAACAGCAGTTCATCAGAACTGCTGTTTTTTTATGTTTTAAAAGCAGAAGGCCGGGGAGAATATACAGGGGCTTAAAGCAAAATGCTTGCCGTTTCTGACAAGCTTTGGTACGCTTTACGAAAAGGTAATCACCTTTGGACTACATATCATTCAAGGAGGAATAATCATGGCTAAATTTGAACTACCGGAATTGCCTTACGCATATGACGCACTTGAGCCTCATATCGATAAGGAAACAATGAACATCCACCACACAAAACATCACAACACATACGTGACAAAGCTTAACGACGCTATCGCTGGAAAAGCTGACTTGGAAAGCAAATCCTTGGAAGAGCTTGTTGCAGGTGTTAACGAACTTCCTTCCGATGTACAGACAGCTGTACGCAACAATGGTGGCGGTCACTATAACCACAGCCTATTCTGGAAGCTTCTTTCCCCGAATGGCGGCGGCGAACCAACTGGAGAAGTTGCTAGCGCCATTGCAAACAAATACGGTACATTCGATAAATTCAAAGAAGAATTTGCAGCAGCTGCAGCTGGCCGTTTCGGTTCTGGCTGGGCATGGCTGGTAGTGGAAAACGGTGAAGTTGATATTGTTTCCACACCTAACCAAGATAACCCTGTCATGGAAGGTAAAACACCGATTCTTGGCCTTGACGTATGGGAGCATGCTTACTACTTGAAATACCAAAACAAACGTCCGGATTACATCAGTGCTTTCTGGAACGTTGTAAATTGGGATGAAGTGGAGCGTCTTTACAGAGAAGCTAAATAAGGCATCATTATAAAGAGGGACATCAGCTTTTTAGCTGGTGTCTTTTTTTGTGCATATCTCTTTTTTGTAAGCAGATACTAAGTAGCAGTAAAAGGAGGCGGGCAATATGAAGCCGAATTTATTTACCGCGGATTCTGCCAAGAAAGAGCTGCATATGCTGCTTTTGATCGGGGCCCTTTACTCCCTCGGTATCTTTCTGTCGAATACGTTTGTCAATATTTACTTATGGAAACAAACGAATGATTTGATTAATATCGCCATGTATAATTTGGCGATCTACATTGCACAAACCATTCTATTCACGTTGTCAGGCGGTTGGGCGAAACGGATCGATCGGGTGATCATCCTTCGAATAGGGGTTTTCTTCCTGAGTCTGTTTTTCCTGCTTGTCCTTTTCACGGGAGAGCAGGCAGCTTCTTACAATCTTCTCCTGGGTGCAGTGCTTGGAATAGGGTATGGCATGTACTGGCTGGCTTATTCTGTGCTGACATTTGAAGTGACCGAACCAGAAACGCGTGATTTTTTCAACGGGGTTTCTGGATTGCTGCAATCCCTGACGGGTATGATCGGTCCATTCGTAGCCGGGTATATCATCACAAGGATGAACAATTCCCATGGTTATACGCTGATATTCGCTGTCTCCTTCTTTCTTTTCCTGATGGCTGTCATCTGTACGGCAGGTATCAAAAGAAGGCCAGCGGAAGGGAAATTCGGCTTGAAGCAGCCGTGGAAGGAAATCAGACGTAATGCAGCATGGAAGAATACCATGTTGGCACATGTATTTCAAGGTGTGCGGGAAGGCATTTATACTTTCATCATTTCTGTCTGGGTCTTCATCGTGACCAATAGCGAGCTTTCCCTTGGGACATTCAATCTTGTCTATTCCGCTTTTTCGTTTATCTTCTATTATATAGCGACGAGATACATCAAAAGCCGTCAGCGGAAGATGGCCATCTTCCTTAGCGGAATTGCACTTTCCCTAAGTGTGCTGCTTCTGCTCATCGAGCTCAATTTTTCTACCTTGCTGATTTATGCGGCAATCATCGGTGTTTTTTATCCGATATTGTACGTACCATATTTGTCCCTCTCCTATGATGTGATTGGTAAAGCCAGGGATGCTGCTATGCTCCGGGTGGAATACATCGTGCTGAGTGATGCGGCCACGAATATAGGAAGGATCATTTCTGTCACGGCATTGCTTGCAGGTATCGGGATATGGTCAGAGGCATCGATTCCGTATCTGATGTTCATTCTTGGGGCAGGGCCGTTCTTCATCTATTTCTTTACTCGTCATATCACAAGCTTTGCACCAGCCGCTTCAGTGAAGAAGCTTCCCAAGAATGAAATTGCAGGGGACGACAACCGCTGACATATATTTAGTAGAAGCAGAGGGTGGTTGATGATATAATGGGAGCAGTATGTAAGAATGGGGGAACATTATGTCTAAAAAAAGGAAGAAAAAGCGTGCACTGCTTCCTTTCCGTCTCAATGTTTTGTTTGCGATTGTCTTCCTGCTGTTCTCTGCTTTGGTTTTGCAGCTGGGCGTTGTGCAAATCATAAACGGGGAAGAACACCAGGCAGTATTGGAAGAGACGACAAATGATATCGCTGAAATTTCTGTTCCGCGCGGGATGATATATGATAGCGAAGGGAATGTGATCGTAGGGAATGAACCGGTATATTCGATCACGTACACCCCTCCAAAGAATGGGGACTCTGCCGAGAAGCGGCTGGAGATAGCTACCAAGCTTGCGGACATCATAAAGATGAATGATAAAGCCATCGATAAAATCACCGAGCGGGAGTACAAAGAATATTGGTATCTATTGCACACAAAAGAAGCGGACAGCCGGCTGACTGCTTCTGAAAAAGAGTCATTAGATGATTCCGAAGTGTACGAAGCCACCCTTGACAAGATTACAGAGGATGATTACAAAGAGCTGGAGAATGATGAGAAGGCGAAACAAATCATTGCCATCAAGCGAGAGCTGGACAGTGCGACCGAGCTTGTCCCGCATGTAATCAAAAATGAAGGCGTGACCGAAGAGGAATATGCGACGATTGCCGAAAACATGGGAGAACTGTCCGGAATCAATGTCGCCACCGACTGGGAGCGGTATTATCCTTATGACGGTTCCCTTCAAGGTATCCTCGGCGGTATCAAGACAGGTATCCCCGAAGGAGAAGAGGATTATTATAAATCCCGCAACTATCAGTTGAACGACCGGATAGGCACCAGCGGCCTGGAGAAGGAATATGAAAGCATCCTGAAAGGCGATAAA from Terribacillus sp. FSL K6-0262 encodes:
- a CDS encoding Na/Pi cotransporter family protein, yielding MSNWEFIIFEFIGGLGLFLFSIRYLGDGLQRAYGRQLQLAMHRFTVHPLIGVLSGLIVTVLIQSSTATSILIVGLVNAGYLTLRQAVSVLMGANIGTTLTAFFIGINLIQFGLPIMALGAFLIYFFVNQRAQQIGKVLFGAGGIFYGLTLIGKGLHPILDMEAFQSLAASMHSNPIAGAAIGTFTTIVVQSSGATVAILQELYAQNGIDLTGAMPVLLGDNLGTTLTAMLAAIGTTVQAKRAALSHVMFNAIGMIVFLLILPLFVDIVAWMQHTFELNDKLTIASAHGFYNIANTLLVLPFLSLFVWFITKMIPGEEEKPMALTNHLDPLFIQQSPVVALEQAKLEVLHMGRLAVDGLEQASTYANNHERQFADLSMQLEKEVNRKDREITDYLSKISTNTLSEEERSRHAALLDAIRDIERIGDHFENIVEFVDFQISSNIKLTKEAQQELNSMFDLTIMTVRQAIEALDKQDRETALAVLQKEDKIDNMERTFRKSHLIRLNEGKCTGSAGIVFVDIISNLERVGDHAVNIAQLILVE
- a CDS encoding NfeD family protein codes for the protein MLDYNWIPVFMTGLGTMFLIGEILVKAKGIFFLLGAGFISTYFISYLDPSSLWYMLPLYFIGMLLIVIDGKLLNDGTLSVIGLLTMLLTVGFTAPNWTAGIYAIIGVIVGAAGSMIFLKAFPKRDMWGKIALLDTLSSDKGYNSMNETYAALVGQEGETVTPMRPSGTVRVDGRELSAVTDGKWLDRGSRIKVTNVSGARIMVEQAEENKE
- a CDS encoding superoxide dismutase codes for the protein MAKFELPELPYAYDALEPHIDKETMNIHHTKHHNTYVTKLNDAIAGKADLESKSLEELVAGVNELPSDVQTAVRNNGGGHYNHSLFWKLLSPNGGGEPTGEVASAIANKYGTFDKFKEEFAAAAAGRFGSGWAWLVVENGEVDIVSTPNQDNPVMEGKTPILGLDVWEHAYYLKYQNKRPDYISAFWNVVNWDEVERLYREAK
- a CDS encoding MFS transporter, whose translation is MKPNLFTADSAKKELHMLLLIGALYSLGIFLSNTFVNIYLWKQTNDLINIAMYNLAIYIAQTILFTLSGGWAKRIDRVIILRIGVFFLSLFFLLVLFTGEQAASYNLLLGAVLGIGYGMYWLAYSVLTFEVTEPETRDFFNGVSGLLQSLTGMIGPFVAGYIITRMNNSHGYTLIFAVSFFLFLMAVICTAGIKRRPAEGKFGLKQPWKEIRRNAAWKNTMLAHVFQGVREGIYTFIISVWVFIVTNSELSLGTFNLVYSAFSFIFYYIATRYIKSRQRKMAIFLSGIALSLSVLLLLIELNFSTLLIYAAIIGVFYPILYVPYLSLSYDVIGKARDAAMLRVEYIVLSDAATNIGRIISVTALLAGIGIWSEASIPYLMFILGAGPFFIYFFTRHITSFAPAASVKKLPKNEIAGDDNR